In the Wyeomyia smithii strain HCP4-BCI-WySm-NY-G18 chromosome 2, ASM2978416v1, whole genome shotgun sequence genome, one interval contains:
- the LOC129722178 gene encoding uncharacterized protein LOC129722178 isoform X2: MIHKLSASLKCVYKIEFFLNKEITHFITDKEYQNQQRTQQKQTVDFAEGTPSSYQQSPVTPTTPLTPRTPHSHQYHHLQYVNEASPSSPCVSSVPTAAAAAASASASGTTVAAAGNAARSNTGSEYRDIPVRPRSRADAMLQRVRQQNQPSSNHHSSASNNRLSSTSARSRPDSPCSPVPAPAPATPAIINNTFRIDRNSQSPVQLAKSWGKPIWSTEYAVKFLKKVIETCKADPELYSLPKSSSAAAKKATHLQHLRGDFVKIESFQRHHRPAFQLFKKWPCLNLNAKASGSPFDSEKDRSLRKEATTTRVENSVKTTATTNATTKQQTNLQQQCGYCEICRIEYDVLANHLIAEEHSAFVNNDANFVALDKLISEGGVGLETFLSVNKKLAEEESVVEKDSEESVDSGTCEDNIVKEDWEAAKSETGKAVEDSEQEKSNQIADDAAVPKVLRTYSRKSKDKHSTPAAPEPIATRSPPVKRTYAGRRSAQSSPVSTKPEPATAAGKVVAAAAASTSSTTAAEPQMFGRRSAIHHHPHNTLNHHNHQKAKAAKLVQQAILNSATKELTAVAAASKATVVETQQPQQHKKARAPAVEAEANAMKVLNDNSSTSEKEKERHLKRSVADKMGLKGSTIKPVSHPVELLECEGLDPKNTKRISLGLRQNPKRANLNEDFTSLLDETLGPMRKARVRRESAKRVNYSEPREDEIVSQEEIMESILLESTAKDATANENGTKKKTGGSPKRQLDVKIRGIRWRAPSPQARPPVKSPLLYKVIEQPKSKPNRKTISPVKDATNTGGSPTKSNKNGLIVKIRRVRQSELSLLNDEAENFMFPKKDESSEEETDEDRQTTSETAPGDFSQEIASSDFEHRNSSMRKLAATPGPGRKRAVSVAPTCRSRGGSPNKKQTRVADQELVTTPTTSGVKQQRRQNRGTAALLHDNAEYYKFPDPGSRLRFPEAPIQPNSEVEQNDGDNDAGVSTPRAVKGKKRGRRGLTPGPSSTVTSSTAEKQKEQLLLGTRSSPTSPYQHQELLSNCGKTIINYVKGKEDGMGVFKWSNFNRNCKLIEPYRFAFERVPSLEPWYETFQRQDESSEKMYEYFGNTAYRKLPYEMGPLPPLRQNCCILNYRMKSKTPESTVPASSGSSLSGSTSNLASTGSKKGTTNSAASNAAEANFEEDDKQTLSLPLKKRKHLIDADRPRKSPREHASTLAILSLLHQQQQHNRRRTFSGSSVSFPIVSPGSLPPPSPVYSPKKIAIQQQKQQEADSALGDEIRSSCGSDPFTEKEVSSEPTNKIKFDPPVLEDTYVNYKVMCQELDNFLSEQSNEEDPLLLGMEHPSSDAQFVPIGVAPSVKPIKRDLLDIVQSCDKDPPLSLKLVSRHESIVRKIVQYDRRPRPLAAVSVKSFDGGGSLGFFKKRINRTGWPNSKKRIVTRKQQQQQQQLSSVKKEDGSEETLKTKVETVVEGEGSRKSSTEESQQSGSSGAGKVKLEEEDDDDDEDDEDEFEDTMTMMDYEEPNAKPDQTISDDEEVVEEPKKVVAEPPRSPVRTQIEEVIIPNRTSSRPPLPSSKYVTKTTTTMTRIDYNVTVPSEEQPSQPPPPLPPPPVGSVTTNHCRSKSTTHSATAAAPPACPPVATVTVNSHQHEDDDKECDSISSRSIFVSDDCDTTSSTLINMCAEDPLAITRSGTPATPQPTDDTTNTDRPVSRSRINNTRHLNFGPRKRNSAGGGLSNNSGKSSTLQPIVCLEKLNCSSMRTRSSSRTPVKTYKRSIFTSALVSSSGIPLKRKKKKKHKLNGTSGSSGGTFSPSCSDEQNSASSSLDCDETTPVTVNNGTEGTSPRHRTPKSRPTTPSPLKFSPRKLRKPRGRWYRER, encoded by the exons ATGATACACAAGTTGAGTGCTTCGCTTAAGTGTGTGTAT AAAATTGAATTCTTCCTGAATAAAGAAATTACACATTTCATCACCGATAAGGAATACCAGAATCAGCAACGGACACAGCAAAAGCAAACCGTAGACTTTGCGGAAGGAACACCCTCCAGCTATCAGCAATCACCGGTGACACCTACGACACCGCTAACACCCAGAACACCCCACTCGCATCAGTATCATCATCTGCAGTATGTAAACGAAGCTTCCCCGTCGTCACCATGTGTAAGCAGTGttccaacagcagcagcagcagcagcttcgGCTTCGGCAAGTGGTACAACAGTAGCAGCAGCCGGCAATGCTGCGAGGAGCAACACTGGTAGTGAGTACAGG GATATACCGGTAAGACCCCGCAGCCGTGCGGATGCTATGCTTCAGCGAGTCCGCCAGCAGAATCAACCCAGCAGTAATCACCACTCGAGTGCATCGAACAATCGTCTGTCTTCGACCTCGGCCCGGTCCCGCCCGGATAGTCCCTGCAGTCCCGTACCGGCTCCAGCTCCGGCAACTCCCGCGATCATCAACAACACATTCCGCATAGATCGTAATAGCCAAAGTCCGGTGCAGTTGGCCAAATCCTGGGGGAAACCGATCTGGTCTACCGAGTACGCCGTTAAGTTCCTGAAGAAGGTAATCGAAACCTGCAAAGCCGATCCGGAGCTGTATTCGCTGCCCAAGTCGTCGTCGGCCGCAGCGAAGAAAGCTACCCATTTGCAGCATTTGCGGGGCGACTTTGTGAAGATCGAATCCTTTCAGCGGCATCATAGACCGGCGTTTCAGTTGTTCAAAAAGTGGCCCTGCCTTAATTTGAACGCCAAGGCCAGCGGTTCACCGTTCGATAGTGAGAAGGACAGATCGTTGAGGAAAGAGGCAACTACGACACGGGTTGAAAATAGTGTAAAAACAACAGCTACGACCAATGCGACCACCAAGCAGCAGACCAATTTGCAACAACAGTGCGGTTATTGTGAGATCTGCCGAATCGAGTACGATGTTCTGGCGAACCATTTAATTGCGGAAGAGCACAGTGCATTTGTGAACAATGATGCCAATTTTGTGGCGTTGGATAAACTAATCAGTGAAGGTGGTGTTGGATTGGAAACGTTTTTGAGTGTGAACAAGAAACTTGCTGAAGAAGAGTCGGTGGTGGAAAAGGACAGTGAAGAGAGCGTTGACAGTGGAACTTGCGAGGACAATATAGTGAAAGAGGACTGGGAGGCAGCGAAGAGTGAAACAGGCAAAGCAGTGGAAGATAGTGAGCAGGAAAAGAGTAATCAAATAGCAGACGACGCAGCAGTGCCGAAAGTTTTGCGGACATATTCGAGGAAATCTAAAG ACAAACATTCAACACCTGCAGCACCGGAACCGATCGCTACCAGATCTCCTCCGGTAAAACGTACATACGCTGGTCGCAGATCGGCACAATCATCTCCGGTATCTACTAAACCGGAACCGGCAACTGCAGCTGGTAaagtagtagcagcagcagcagcatcaacaTCATCCACAACCGCGGCTGAACCGCAAATGTTTGGACGGCGTTCGGCGATTCATCATCATCCTCATAATACACTGAATCATCACAACCATCAGAAAGCGAAGGCAGCGAAGCTTGTCCAGCAGGCCATACTAAATAGTGCGACGAAGGAATTGACAGCAGTAGCGGCAGCTTCAAAAGCGACAGTAGTAGAAACACAGCAGCCGCAACAGCATAAAAAGGCTAGAGCTCCTGCAGTTGAGGCGGAAGCGAATGCGATGAAAGTGCTCAACGACAACAGCTCCACTAGTGAGAAGGAGAAAGAGCGTCACCTGAAGCGTAGCGTAGCGGACAAGATGGGACTGAAAGGGTCCACCATTAAACCGGTCAGCCACCCGGTTGAACTTTTGGAGTGCGAAGGACTAGATCCAAAGAACACCAAGCGAATCAGTCTGGGGCTGCGCCAGAATCCAAAAAGAGCCAATTTAAATGAAGATTTCACCAGCCTGTTGGACGAAACGCTCGGACCGATGCGAAAGGCCCGAGTACGAAGGGAGTCTGCCAAGCGGGTTAACTACTCCGAACCACGGGAGGACGAAATCGTTTCCCAGGAGGAAATTATGGAAAGTATTTTGCTGGAAAGCACCGCCAAAGATGCTACCGCCAATGAGAACGGCACAAAGAAGAAAACAGGAGGTTCTCCCAAGCGGCAATTGGACGTCAAAATCCGTGGAATTCGGTGGAGAGCTCCATCGCCACAGGCTCGACCACCCGTAAAATCTCCTTTGCTATACAAAGTGATTGAACAGCCGAAATCGAAACCTAATAGAAAAACGATTTCGCCTGTCAAAGACGCAACCAACACCGGAGGTAGTCCTACCAAGTCAAACAAAAACGGTCTCATCGTGAAAATCCGCAGAGTCCGGCAGTCGGAGCTAAGTTTATTGAATGACGAGGCCGAAAACTTTATGTTTCCTAAAAAAGACGAAAGTTCCGAAGAGGAAACTGACGAAGATAGACAAACAACTTCGGAAACCGCTCCGGGAGATTTCTCACAAGAGATCGCTAGCAGCGATTTCGAGCACCGAAATTCAAGCATgcgaaaattggctgcaacccCTGGCCCTGGAAGAAAGCGGGCGGTTTCGGTAGCACCTACCTGTAGATCGCGAGGGGGATCTCCCAACAAAAAGCAAACCAGGGTTGCCGATCAGGAACTTGTTACCACACCTACAACGTCTGGTGTGAAGCAACAACGTCGTCAAAATCGAGGAACAGCGGCACTGTTACATGACAACGCTGAGTATTACAAATTTCCTGATCCGGGATCTAGGTTGCGATTTCCGGAAGCCCCCATCCAGCCAAACTCCGAAGTAGAACAGAATGATGGTGATAATGATGCTGGTGTGAGTACACCTCGTGCCGTGAAGGGCAAAAAGCGTGGCAGACGTGGACTGACACCGGGCCCGTCGTCTACGGTTACGAGCAGCACTGCTGAGAAGCAAAAGGAACAGCTATTGCTCGGTACCCGATCTTCACCGACGTCACCATACCAGCATCAGGAGCTGCTGTCCAACTGCGGCAAAACCATCATCAACTACGTCAAGGGGAAGGAGGATGGGATGGGGGTGTTCAAGTGGAGCAATTTTAATCGAAACTGTAAACTGATTGAACCGTATCGGTTCGCGTTCGAGCGCGTACCGTCGCTGGAGCCGTGGTATGAAACGTTCCAGCGGCAGGACGAGTCTAGCGAGAAAATGTACGAATATTTTGGAAATACTG CCTACCGGAAACTGCCATACGAAATGGGACCTCTACCCCCATTGCGACAAAACTGCTGTATCCTAAACTATCGGATGAAGTCGAAGACGCCGGAATCGACTGTTCCCGCCTCCTCAGGGAGCAGCTTAAGCGGTAGCACAAGTAACCTAGCCAGTACTGGCAGCAAAAAGGGCACAACCAACTCAGCAGCCAGTAATGCGGCTGAAGCAAACTTCGAAGAGGACGACAAGCAAACCCTGTCGCTCCCGTTGAAGAAACGGAAACATCTAATTGACGCCGACCGGCCTCGCAAAAGTCCCCGGGAACACGCTTCGACGCTTGCCATACTGAGTTTActgcatcagcagcagcaacacAATCGAAGAAGAACGTTCAGCGGTTCGAGTGTAAGCTTTCCGATCGTTTCCCCAGGCAGTCTGCCGCCGCCTAGTCCGGTGTACAGCCCGAAAAAAATTGCCATTCAGCAGCAAAAGCAACAAGAAGCTGACTCTGCCCTCGGTGATGAGATCCGGTCTTCATGTGGAAGTGATCCCTTCACAGAGAAGGAAGTATCTTCGGAACCCACcaacaaaatcaaatttgacCCTCCGGTGCTAGAGGATACCTACGTTAATTACAAGGTTATGTGCCAAGAATTGGATAATTTTTTGAGCGAGCAATCGAATGAGGAAGATCCACTTCTGCTTGGAATGGAGCATCCATCCTCTGATGCGCAGTTCGTTCCGATCGGAGTTGCTCCGAGCGTGAAACCGATCAAGCGTGATTTGCTTGACATCGTGCAAAGCTGTGATAAAGATCCGCCGCTCAGTCTGAAGCTGGTCAGTCGACACGAGAGTATTGTTCGCAAGATCGTACAATATGATCGGAGGCCGCGACCCCTGGCAGCTGTTTCAGTCAAGTCATTCGACGGAGGAGGTAGTTTGGGTTTCTTCAAAAAACGTATCAATCGTACCGGATGGCCCAATTCCAAAAAGCGAATAGTGACAAgaaagcagcaacagcagcagcagcaattgtCATCGGTTAAGAAGGAAGACGGTAGTGAGGAGACGCTAAAGACAAAAGTGGAAACTGTTGTTGAAGGTGAGGGATCGCGAAAATCTTCTACGGAGGAGTCGCAACAAAGTGGGTCTTCAGGTGCTGGAAAAGTTAAGctagaagaagaagacgatgatgatgacgagGACGATGAGGATGAATTCGAGGACACGATGACAATGATGGACTATGAGGAGCCAAATGCTAAACCAGATCAGACAATCAGTGATGACGAAGAAGTAGTGGAGGAACCGAAAAAAGTGGTAGCTG AACCGCCTCGATCTCCCGTCCGAACTCAAATCGAGGAAGTCATCATTCCCAACCGAACCAGCTCCCGGCCGCCATTACCTAGCAGTAAGTACGTCACCAAAACAACTACCACGATGACTCGCATCGACTACAACGTGACGGTTCCGAGTGAAGAGCAACCATCGCAACCGCCACCGCCACTACCACCACCGCCTGTTGGATCGGTAACAACGAACCATTGTCGTAGCAAATCTACCACCCACAGTGCCACTGCGGCTGCACCTCCGGCGTGTCCTCCGGTGGCTACTGTCACCGTCAACAGCCATCAGCACGAAGACGATGACAAGGAATGCGACTCGATAAGCTCGCGAAGCATTTTTGTGAGCGATGACTGTGATACAACTTCATCGACGCTGATCAATATGTGCGCCGAAGATCCGCTAGCCATCACCCGATCCGGAACACCTGCTACACCGCAACCCACTGACGACACCACCAACACGGATCGGCCTGTTTCGCGGTCTCGAATCAACAACACTCGCCATCTCAACTTTGGTCCCAGGAAGCGGAACTCCGCCGGTGGTGGCCTTAGCAATAATTCCGGTAAATCATCCACCTTGCAACCGATCGTCTGTCTCGAGAAGCTCAACTGTTCGTCGATGCGAACTCGATCCTCGTCGAGAACGCCCGTCAAAACGTACAAACGATCCATTTTCACGAGTGCTCTGGTCAGTTCGTCCGGTATTCCACTGAAgcgaaagaagaaaaagaaacacAAACTGAACGGTACCTCTGGTTCCTCTGGGGGTACCTTCTCGCCAAGTTGTTCCGACGAGCAGAACTCCGCATCTTCTTCGCTGGACTGTGACGAAACAACGCCAGTGACGGTGAATAACGGCACCGAGGGGACGTCTCCTCGCCATCGAACGCCCAAGAGCCGCCCGACAACGCCAAGCCCGCTCAAGTTCTCCCCACGCAAGCTACGCAAACCACGAGGGAGGTGGTACAGGGAAAGATAG
- the LOC129722178 gene encoding uncharacterized protein LOC129722178 isoform X3: MLQRVRQQNQPSSNHHSSASNNRLSSTSARSRPDSPCSPVPAPAPATPAIINNTFRIDRNSQSPVQLAKSWGKPIWSTEYAVKFLKKVIETCKADPELYSLPKSSSAAAKKATHLQHLRGDFVKIESFQRHHRPAFQLFKKWPCLNLNAKASGSPFDSEKDRSLRKEATTTRVENSVKTTATTNATTKQQTNLQQQCGYCEICRIEYDVLANHLIAEEHSAFVNNDANFVALDKLISEGGVGLETFLSVNKKLAEEESVVEKDSEESVDSGTCEDNIVKEDWEAAKSETGKAVEDSEQEKSNQIADDAAVPKVLRTYSRKSKDKHSTPAAPEPIATRSPPVKRTYAGRRSAQSSPVSTKPEPATAAGKVVAAAAASTSSTTAAEPQMFGRRSAIHHHPHNTLNHHNHQKAKAAKLVQQAILNSATKELTAVAAASKATVVETQQPQQHKKARAPAVEAEANAMKVLNDNSSTSEKEKERHLKRSVADKMGLKGSTIKPVSHPVELLECEGLDPKNTKRISLGLRQNPKRANLNEDFTSLLDETLGPMRKARVRRESAKRVNYSEPREDEIVSQEEIMESILLESTAKDATANENGTKKKTGGSPKRQLDVKIRGIRWRAPSPQARPPVKSPLLYKVIEQPKSKPNRKTISPVKDATNTGGSPTKSNKNGLIVKIRRVRQSELSLLNDEAENFMFPKKDESSEEETDEDRQTTSETAPGDFSQEIASSDFEHRNSSMRKLAATPGPGRKRAVSVAPTCRSRGGSPNKKQTRVADQELVTTPTTSGVKQQRRQNRGTAALLHDNAEYYKFPDPGSRLRFPEAPIQPNSEVEQNDGDNDAGVSTPRAVKGKKRGRRGLTPGPSSTVTSSTAEKQKEQLLLGTRSSPTSPYQHQELLSNCGKTIINYVKGKEDGMGVFKWSNFNRNCKLIEPYRFAFERVPSLEPWYETFQRQDESSEKMYEYFGNTAYRKLPYEMGPLPPLRQNCCILNYRMKSKTPESTVPASSGSSLSGSTSNLASTGSKKGTTNSAASNAAEANFEEDDKQTLSLPLKKRKHLIDADRPRKSPREHASTLAILSLLHQQQQHNRRRTFSGSSVSFPIVSPGSLPPPSPVYSPKKIAIQQQKQQEADSALGDEIRSSCGSDPFTEKEVSSEPTNKIKFDPPVLEDTYVNYKVMCQELDNFLSEQSNEEDPLLLGMEHPSSDAQFVPIGVAPSVKPIKRDLLDIVQSCDKDPPLSLKLVSRHESIVRKIVQYDRRPRPLAAVSVKSFDGGGSLGFFKKRINRTGWPNSKKRIVTRKQQQQQQQLSSVKKEDGSEETLKTKVETVVEGEGSRKSSTEESQQSGSSGAGKVKLEEEDDDDDEDDEDEFEDTMTMMDYEEPNAKPDQTISDDEEVVEEPKKVVAEPPRSPVRTQIEEVIIPNRTSSRPPLPSSKYVTKTTTTMTRIDYNVTVPSEEQPSQPPPPLPPPPVGSVTTNHCRSKSTTHSATAAAPPACPPVATVTVNSHQHEDDDKECDSISSRSIFVSDDCDTTSSTLINMCAEDPLAITRSGTPATPQPTDDTTNTDRPVSRSRINNTRHLNFGPRKRNSAGGGLSNNSGKSSTLQPIVCLEKLNCSSMRTRSSSRTPVKTYKRSIFTSALVSSSGIPLKRKKKKKHKLNGTSGSSGGTFSPSCSDEQNSASSSLDCDETTPVTVNNGTEGTSPRHRTPKSRPTTPSPLKFSPRKLRKPRGRWYRER; this comes from the exons ATGCTTCAGCGAGTCCGCCAGCAGAATCAACCCAGCAGTAATCACCACTCGAGTGCATCGAACAATCGTCTGTCTTCGACCTCGGCCCGGTCCCGCCCGGATAGTCCCTGCAGTCCCGTACCGGCTCCAGCTCCGGCAACTCCCGCGATCATCAACAACACATTCCGCATAGATCGTAATAGCCAAAGTCCGGTGCAGTTGGCCAAATCCTGGGGGAAACCGATCTGGTCTACCGAGTACGCCGTTAAGTTCCTGAAGAAGGTAATCGAAACCTGCAAAGCCGATCCGGAGCTGTATTCGCTGCCCAAGTCGTCGTCGGCCGCAGCGAAGAAAGCTACCCATTTGCAGCATTTGCGGGGCGACTTTGTGAAGATCGAATCCTTTCAGCGGCATCATAGACCGGCGTTTCAGTTGTTCAAAAAGTGGCCCTGCCTTAATTTGAACGCCAAGGCCAGCGGTTCACCGTTCGATAGTGAGAAGGACAGATCGTTGAGGAAAGAGGCAACTACGACACGGGTTGAAAATAGTGTAAAAACAACAGCTACGACCAATGCGACCACCAAGCAGCAGACCAATTTGCAACAACAGTGCGGTTATTGTGAGATCTGCCGAATCGAGTACGATGTTCTGGCGAACCATTTAATTGCGGAAGAGCACAGTGCATTTGTGAACAATGATGCCAATTTTGTGGCGTTGGATAAACTAATCAGTGAAGGTGGTGTTGGATTGGAAACGTTTTTGAGTGTGAACAAGAAACTTGCTGAAGAAGAGTCGGTGGTGGAAAAGGACAGTGAAGAGAGCGTTGACAGTGGAACTTGCGAGGACAATATAGTGAAAGAGGACTGGGAGGCAGCGAAGAGTGAAACAGGCAAAGCAGTGGAAGATAGTGAGCAGGAAAAGAGTAATCAAATAGCAGACGACGCAGCAGTGCCGAAAGTTTTGCGGACATATTCGAGGAAATCTAAAG ACAAACATTCAACACCTGCAGCACCGGAACCGATCGCTACCAGATCTCCTCCGGTAAAACGTACATACGCTGGTCGCAGATCGGCACAATCATCTCCGGTATCTACTAAACCGGAACCGGCAACTGCAGCTGGTAaagtagtagcagcagcagcagcatcaacaTCATCCACAACCGCGGCTGAACCGCAAATGTTTGGACGGCGTTCGGCGATTCATCATCATCCTCATAATACACTGAATCATCACAACCATCAGAAAGCGAAGGCAGCGAAGCTTGTCCAGCAGGCCATACTAAATAGTGCGACGAAGGAATTGACAGCAGTAGCGGCAGCTTCAAAAGCGACAGTAGTAGAAACACAGCAGCCGCAACAGCATAAAAAGGCTAGAGCTCCTGCAGTTGAGGCGGAAGCGAATGCGATGAAAGTGCTCAACGACAACAGCTCCACTAGTGAGAAGGAGAAAGAGCGTCACCTGAAGCGTAGCGTAGCGGACAAGATGGGACTGAAAGGGTCCACCATTAAACCGGTCAGCCACCCGGTTGAACTTTTGGAGTGCGAAGGACTAGATCCAAAGAACACCAAGCGAATCAGTCTGGGGCTGCGCCAGAATCCAAAAAGAGCCAATTTAAATGAAGATTTCACCAGCCTGTTGGACGAAACGCTCGGACCGATGCGAAAGGCCCGAGTACGAAGGGAGTCTGCCAAGCGGGTTAACTACTCCGAACCACGGGAGGACGAAATCGTTTCCCAGGAGGAAATTATGGAAAGTATTTTGCTGGAAAGCACCGCCAAAGATGCTACCGCCAATGAGAACGGCACAAAGAAGAAAACAGGAGGTTCTCCCAAGCGGCAATTGGACGTCAAAATCCGTGGAATTCGGTGGAGAGCTCCATCGCCACAGGCTCGACCACCCGTAAAATCTCCTTTGCTATACAAAGTGATTGAACAGCCGAAATCGAAACCTAATAGAAAAACGATTTCGCCTGTCAAAGACGCAACCAACACCGGAGGTAGTCCTACCAAGTCAAACAAAAACGGTCTCATCGTGAAAATCCGCAGAGTCCGGCAGTCGGAGCTAAGTTTATTGAATGACGAGGCCGAAAACTTTATGTTTCCTAAAAAAGACGAAAGTTCCGAAGAGGAAACTGACGAAGATAGACAAACAACTTCGGAAACCGCTCCGGGAGATTTCTCACAAGAGATCGCTAGCAGCGATTTCGAGCACCGAAATTCAAGCATgcgaaaattggctgcaacccCTGGCCCTGGAAGAAAGCGGGCGGTTTCGGTAGCACCTACCTGTAGATCGCGAGGGGGATCTCCCAACAAAAAGCAAACCAGGGTTGCCGATCAGGAACTTGTTACCACACCTACAACGTCTGGTGTGAAGCAACAACGTCGTCAAAATCGAGGAACAGCGGCACTGTTACATGACAACGCTGAGTATTACAAATTTCCTGATCCGGGATCTAGGTTGCGATTTCCGGAAGCCCCCATCCAGCCAAACTCCGAAGTAGAACAGAATGATGGTGATAATGATGCTGGTGTGAGTACACCTCGTGCCGTGAAGGGCAAAAAGCGTGGCAGACGTGGACTGACACCGGGCCCGTCGTCTACGGTTACGAGCAGCACTGCTGAGAAGCAAAAGGAACAGCTATTGCTCGGTACCCGATCTTCACCGACGTCACCATACCAGCATCAGGAGCTGCTGTCCAACTGCGGCAAAACCATCATCAACTACGTCAAGGGGAAGGAGGATGGGATGGGGGTGTTCAAGTGGAGCAATTTTAATCGAAACTGTAAACTGATTGAACCGTATCGGTTCGCGTTCGAGCGCGTACCGTCGCTGGAGCCGTGGTATGAAACGTTCCAGCGGCAGGACGAGTCTAGCGAGAAAATGTACGAATATTTTGGAAATACTG CCTACCGGAAACTGCCATACGAAATGGGACCTCTACCCCCATTGCGACAAAACTGCTGTATCCTAAACTATCGGATGAAGTCGAAGACGCCGGAATCGACTGTTCCCGCCTCCTCAGGGAGCAGCTTAAGCGGTAGCACAAGTAACCTAGCCAGTACTGGCAGCAAAAAGGGCACAACCAACTCAGCAGCCAGTAATGCGGCTGAAGCAAACTTCGAAGAGGACGACAAGCAAACCCTGTCGCTCCCGTTGAAGAAACGGAAACATCTAATTGACGCCGACCGGCCTCGCAAAAGTCCCCGGGAACACGCTTCGACGCTTGCCATACTGAGTTTActgcatcagcagcagcaacacAATCGAAGAAGAACGTTCAGCGGTTCGAGTGTAAGCTTTCCGATCGTTTCCCCAGGCAGTCTGCCGCCGCCTAGTCCGGTGTACAGCCCGAAAAAAATTGCCATTCAGCAGCAAAAGCAACAAGAAGCTGACTCTGCCCTCGGTGATGAGATCCGGTCTTCATGTGGAAGTGATCCCTTCACAGAGAAGGAAGTATCTTCGGAACCCACcaacaaaatcaaatttgacCCTCCGGTGCTAGAGGATACCTACGTTAATTACAAGGTTATGTGCCAAGAATTGGATAATTTTTTGAGCGAGCAATCGAATGAGGAAGATCCACTTCTGCTTGGAATGGAGCATCCATCCTCTGATGCGCAGTTCGTTCCGATCGGAGTTGCTCCGAGCGTGAAACCGATCAAGCGTGATTTGCTTGACATCGTGCAAAGCTGTGATAAAGATCCGCCGCTCAGTCTGAAGCTGGTCAGTCGACACGAGAGTATTGTTCGCAAGATCGTACAATATGATCGGAGGCCGCGACCCCTGGCAGCTGTTTCAGTCAAGTCATTCGACGGAGGAGGTAGTTTGGGTTTCTTCAAAAAACGTATCAATCGTACCGGATGGCCCAATTCCAAAAAGCGAATAGTGACAAgaaagcagcaacagcagcagcagcaattgtCATCGGTTAAGAAGGAAGACGGTAGTGAGGAGACGCTAAAGACAAAAGTGGAAACTGTTGTTGAAGGTGAGGGATCGCGAAAATCTTCTACGGAGGAGTCGCAACAAAGTGGGTCTTCAGGTGCTGGAAAAGTTAAGctagaagaagaagacgatgatgatgacgagGACGATGAGGATGAATTCGAGGACACGATGACAATGATGGACTATGAGGAGCCAAATGCTAAACCAGATCAGACAATCAGTGATGACGAAGAAGTAGTGGAGGAACCGAAAAAAGTGGTAGCTG AACCGCCTCGATCTCCCGTCCGAACTCAAATCGAGGAAGTCATCATTCCCAACCGAACCAGCTCCCGGCCGCCATTACCTAGCAGTAAGTACGTCACCAAAACAACTACCACGATGACTCGCATCGACTACAACGTGACGGTTCCGAGTGAAGAGCAACCATCGCAACCGCCACCGCCACTACCACCACCGCCTGTTGGATCGGTAACAACGAACCATTGTCGTAGCAAATCTACCACCCACAGTGCCACTGCGGCTGCACCTCCGGCGTGTCCTCCGGTGGCTACTGTCACCGTCAACAGCCATCAGCACGAAGACGATGACAAGGAATGCGACTCGATAAGCTCGCGAAGCATTTTTGTGAGCGATGACTGTGATACAACTTCATCGACGCTGATCAATATGTGCGCCGAAGATCCGCTAGCCATCACCCGATCCGGAACACCTGCTACACCGCAACCCACTGACGACACCACCAACACGGATCGGCCTGTTTCGCGGTCTCGAATCAACAACACTCGCCATCTCAACTTTGGTCCCAGGAAGCGGAACTCCGCCGGTGGTGGCCTTAGCAATAATTCCGGTAAATCATCCACCTTGCAACCGATCGTCTGTCTCGAGAAGCTCAACTGTTCGTCGATGCGAACTCGATCCTCGTCGAGAACGCCCGTCAAAACGTACAAACGATCCATTTTCACGAGTGCTCTGGTCAGTTCGTCCGGTATTCCACTGAAgcgaaagaagaaaaagaaacacAAACTGAACGGTACCTCTGGTTCCTCTGGGGGTACCTTCTCGCCAAGTTGTTCCGACGAGCAGAACTCCGCATCTTCTTCGCTGGACTGTGACGAAACAACGCCAGTGACGGTGAATAACGGCACCGAGGGGACGTCTCCTCGCCATCGAACGCCCAAGAGCCGCCCGACAACGCCAAGCCCGCTCAAGTTCTCCCCACGCAAGCTACGCAAACCACGAGGGAGGTGGTACAGGGAAAGATAG